A window from Mycobacterium saskatchewanense encodes these proteins:
- a CDS encoding SDR family NAD(P)-dependent oxidoreductase, translated as MAIDPSDILLTGRVAIVTGAGSGIGRGIAAGMAAFGARVAIWERDPRSCAEAAESIGALGLVTDVRDSAQVDDALRRTTAELGPATILVNNAGGVFASPLLDTTENGWDALYRANLRHVLLCTQRVARQLVASGLPGSVISLTSIEGVRAAPGYAAYAAAKAGVINYTKTAALELAPHGIRVNAIAPDITLTEGLAQLGGDAALAGIGNVVPLGRPGHVDEIAGAAVFLASDMSAYLTGQTLHVDGGTHAAGGWYHDPHTGDYRLGPP; from the coding sequence GTGGCGATTGACCCGTCCGACATCCTGCTGACAGGTCGCGTCGCGATCGTGACCGGTGCCGGCTCGGGTATCGGCCGGGGGATCGCCGCCGGCATGGCCGCTTTCGGTGCGCGGGTCGCCATTTGGGAGCGCGACCCGCGGAGCTGTGCAGAGGCCGCGGAATCTATCGGCGCGCTCGGGCTTGTGACCGACGTCCGGGACAGCGCCCAGGTCGACGACGCGCTGCGGCGCACCACCGCCGAACTTGGTCCGGCCACCATCCTGGTGAACAACGCCGGCGGGGTGTTCGCGTCGCCGTTGCTCGACACCACTGAAAACGGTTGGGACGCCCTGTATCGGGCAAACCTGCGGCACGTGCTGCTGTGCACCCAGCGAGTCGCGCGACAGTTGGTGGCGTCGGGGCTTCCCGGCAGCGTCATCTCGCTGACGTCGATCGAAGGCGTCCGGGCCGCCCCCGGCTATGCGGCGTACGCCGCCGCGAAAGCGGGTGTCATCAACTACACGAAGACCGCGGCGCTGGAGCTGGCGCCGCACGGGATCCGGGTCAACGCGATAGCGCCCGACATCACGCTCACCGAGGGGCTGGCGCAGCTCGGCGGCGACGCGGCGCTGGCCGGGATCGGCAATGTCGTGCCGTTGGGGCGTCCCGGTCACGTCGACGAGATCGCCGGCGCCGCTGTGTTTCTGGCGTCCGACATGTCGGCCTACCTGACCGGCCAGACCTTGCACGTCGATGGCGGCACTCACGCCGCCGGAGGCTGGTATCACGATCCGCACACCGGTGACTACCGGCTCGGGCCCCCCTGA
- a CDS encoding acyl-CoA dehydrogenase family protein, with protein MDADSLHLLSDSLRTTMTTASGAGLAAALNDLGWRDMLEEVPEWAIPLVFRLLGETGAHAPLLNDVVLRAAGATTGGTRPLPFTGGSWVLWAHGDVAGSSLDGDLPIHAVPQGEPLPTAALAAGRRALGWWLVGASRAMLSLARQHAVDRVQFGRRIGSFQAVRHRLAETLVAIEGAEATLEVAGAEPDDGLASLLAKAAAGQAALTAARHCQQVLGGIGFTAEHRLHRHVKRSLVLDGLLGSTRDLTREAGRTLHVKGFAPRVAQL; from the coding sequence ATGGATGCCGATTCGCTGCACCTGCTGTCCGACTCGCTTCGCACGACGATGACCACGGCGTCCGGTGCAGGGCTCGCCGCCGCGCTGAACGATCTGGGCTGGCGCGACATGCTCGAGGAGGTTCCGGAATGGGCGATTCCGTTGGTGTTTCGGCTGCTCGGTGAGACCGGCGCGCACGCTCCCCTCCTCAATGACGTCGTGCTGCGTGCGGCCGGAGCCACCACCGGGGGCACTCGGCCGCTACCGTTCACCGGTGGGTCTTGGGTGCTGTGGGCACACGGCGACGTCGCGGGCTCGTCGCTGGACGGTGACCTGCCGATACATGCTGTGCCACAGGGAGAGCCGTTGCCCACCGCCGCCCTGGCGGCCGGTCGGCGCGCGCTGGGCTGGTGGCTGGTCGGCGCCAGCCGGGCCATGCTGTCGCTAGCGCGTCAGCATGCCGTGGACCGGGTTCAGTTCGGGCGGCGCATCGGCTCATTCCAGGCGGTTCGACACCGGCTGGCCGAAACGCTCGTCGCCATCGAGGGCGCCGAAGCCACCTTGGAGGTGGCCGGTGCCGAGCCGGACGATGGCCTGGCTTCGCTGCTGGCAAAGGCAGCCGCCGGCCAGGCGGCGCTGACGGCCGCGCGGCACTGCCAGCAGGTGCTGGGCGGCATCGGCTTCACCGCCGAGCATCGACTGCACCGCCATGTCAAGCGGTCGCTGGTCTTGGACGGCCTGCTGGGTAGCACCCGCGACTTGACGCGTGAGGCGGGAAGAACGTTGCACGTCAAGGGTTTCGCGCCGCGGGTCGCGCAATTGTGA
- a CDS encoding cytochrome P450, with translation MPEALTSTGISASDPEIPDYPMPRLASCPFAPPPDVMALAAASPLSRVRIWDGSTPWLITGYEQVRELFSDSRVSVDDRVPGFPHWNAGMLATVHKRPRSVFTADGEEHTRFRRMLSKPFTFKRVEGLRAFIQQITDEHIDAMLAGPRPADLVAAVALPVPSLVISQLLGVPYEDAAMFQHHANVGLARYATGDDTVKGATSLNKYLAQLVEAKMENPAEDAVSDLAERVKAGELSVKEAAQLGTGLLIAGHETTANMIGIGVLALLHNPDQLAVLRDAEDPKVVASAVEELLRYLSIIQNGQRRVALEDIHIAGEVIRAGDGIIIDLAPANWDPHAFPEPDRLYLHRSGAERNVAFGYGRHQCVGQQLARAELQIVYRTLFRRIPTLALGIPFEEVPFKHDRLAYGVYELPVTW, from the coding sequence ATGCCCGAAGCACTGACCAGCACTGGGATTTCGGCCAGCGACCCGGAGATCCCGGACTATCCGATGCCCCGGCTGGCGAGCTGTCCGTTCGCCCCGCCGCCGGACGTGATGGCGTTGGCCGCGGCCTCGCCGTTGTCACGCGTCCGGATCTGGGACGGCAGCACACCCTGGCTCATCACCGGCTACGAGCAAGTGCGCGAGCTGTTTTCGGATTCCCGGGTGAGCGTCGATGATCGGGTGCCCGGATTCCCGCACTGGAACGCGGGCATGCTGGCCACGGTGCATAAGCGCCCACGGTCAGTCTTCACCGCCGACGGGGAAGAGCACACCCGTTTTCGGCGGATGCTGTCCAAACCCTTCACGTTCAAGCGGGTCGAAGGTCTGCGCGCATTCATCCAGCAGATCACCGACGAGCACATCGATGCGATGCTGGCCGGACCGCGGCCCGCGGACCTCGTCGCCGCCGTCGCGCTGCCGGTCCCGTCGCTGGTGATCAGCCAATTACTCGGGGTGCCCTACGAGGACGCCGCCATGTTCCAGCACCACGCCAACGTCGGGCTCGCCCGGTATGCGACGGGTGACGACACGGTCAAAGGCGCGACGAGTCTCAACAAGTACCTCGCTCAGTTGGTTGAAGCCAAAATGGAGAACCCCGCCGAGGACGCGGTCTCCGATCTCGCCGAGCGGGTCAAGGCGGGGGAACTGAGCGTAAAGGAAGCTGCGCAGCTGGGCACCGGGCTGTTGATCGCCGGCCACGAGACAACCGCGAACATGATCGGGATCGGTGTGCTTGCCCTGCTGCACAATCCTGACCAGCTGGCCGTGCTCCGCGACGCCGAAGATCCCAAGGTCGTCGCCAGCGCGGTCGAGGAGTTGCTGCGCTACCTCAGCATCATCCAGAACGGTCAGCGCCGGGTTGCCCTGGAAGACATTCACATCGCCGGCGAGGTCATCCGCGCGGGTGACGGCATCATCATCGACCTCGCGCCGGCGAACTGGGATCCCCACGCGTTCCCCGAGCCGGACCGGCTGTACCTGCACCGATCCGGCGCCGAGCGAAACGTCGCCTTCGGTTACGGCCGGCATCAGTGCGTCGGCCAGCAGCTGGCCCGCGCGGAGCTGCAGATCGTCTACCGCACGCTGTTTCGCCGCATCCCCACGCTGGCGCTCGGCATCCCGTTCGAAGAGGTGCCGTTCAAACACGACCGCCTCGCCTACGGCGTCTACGAACTGCCGGTCACCTGGTAG
- a CDS encoding TetR/AcrR family transcriptional regulator, whose protein sequence is MTSPSEEPAWKQRAVERSIKTAKLRAAQRVQRFLDAAQAIIIEKGSTDFTVQEVVDRSRQSLRSFYLQFDGKHELLLALFEDALSRSADQIRAATEGHEDPLERLKVAVELLYEASRPDPTAKRPLFTDFAPRLLVTHPAEVKVAHAPLLTLLTELMEAAGDAGALRAGVNPKRMAAMTMQTVMFIAQSSGGSDDATVHPITADEVWDFCSRGFVG, encoded by the coding sequence GTGACAAGCCCTAGCGAAGAACCGGCCTGGAAGCAGCGCGCCGTGGAACGGTCGATCAAGACCGCGAAACTGCGTGCAGCACAACGGGTTCAGCGCTTTCTCGACGCGGCGCAGGCCATCATCATCGAAAAGGGCAGCACGGACTTTACCGTACAAGAGGTCGTGGACCGCTCCCGCCAGTCGCTGCGTAGCTTCTACCTGCAGTTCGACGGAAAGCACGAGCTGTTGCTGGCGCTTTTCGAGGACGCCCTGAGCCGTTCGGCCGACCAGATCCGCGCCGCGACGGAAGGCCACGAGGATCCGCTGGAGCGGCTCAAGGTGGCCGTCGAGCTGCTCTACGAAGCTTCGCGACCGGATCCCACCGCCAAACGGCCGCTGTTCACGGACTTCGCGCCGAGGTTGCTGGTCACGCACCCAGCCGAGGTCAAGGTGGCCCACGCTCCGCTGCTGACGTTGCTGACCGAACTCATGGAGGCGGCCGGCGACGCGGGTGCGCTGCGGGCCGGCGTCAACCCGAAGCGGATGGCGGCGATGACTATGCAGACCGTCATGTTCATCGCCCAGTCCAGCGGCGGCTCCGACGACGCGACGGTCCATCCCATCACAGCGGACGAAGTGTGGGACTTCTGCTCACGCGGATTCGTCGGCTAG
- a CDS encoding SDR family NAD(P)-dependent oxidoreductase — protein MDGFEGRAAVITGGASGIGLATASEFARRGARVVLADVDRPSLERAVAHLGAQGFDAHGVMCDVRHLAEMRHLADEAFRLLGRIDVVFSNAGIVVAGPLAQMTHDDWKWVIDIDLWGSIHAVEAFVPRLLAQGTGGHIAFTASFAGLVPNAGLGAYGVAKYGVVGLAETLARELKSDGIGVSVLCPMVVETKLVSNSERIRGADYGLASSPEGASGDLQTQDESVGVEDVARLTADAILANRLYVLPHEAARASVQRRFERIDRTFDEQAAQGWDR, from the coding sequence ATGGACGGATTCGAAGGCCGCGCTGCGGTGATCACCGGCGGCGCGAGTGGCATCGGTTTGGCGACCGCGAGCGAGTTCGCCCGCCGCGGGGCCAGGGTCGTGTTGGCCGACGTCGACAGGCCCTCGCTGGAACGGGCGGTGGCCCATCTGGGCGCCCAGGGCTTCGACGCGCACGGCGTCATGTGCGACGTCCGCCACCTCGCCGAGATGCGCCACCTCGCGGACGAGGCGTTCCGCCTTCTCGGCCGCATCGACGTCGTGTTCAGCAATGCCGGCATAGTCGTGGCCGGTCCGCTCGCGCAGATGACACACGACGATTGGAAGTGGGTGATCGACATCGACCTATGGGGTTCCATCCACGCCGTCGAGGCGTTCGTGCCAAGGTTGCTCGCCCAGGGCACCGGCGGCCACATCGCCTTCACCGCGTCCTTCGCCGGGCTGGTGCCCAATGCCGGTCTCGGGGCGTACGGCGTCGCGAAGTACGGCGTCGTCGGCTTGGCCGAAACGCTTGCCCGCGAGCTCAAATCGGACGGGATCGGGGTTTCGGTGCTGTGCCCGATGGTCGTCGAAACGAAGCTGGTGTCCAACTCGGAACGGATCCGCGGCGCCGATTACGGGCTGGCGTCGTCGCCGGAGGGTGCATCGGGCGATTTGCAGACTCAGGACGAAAGCGTCGGTGTCGAGGACGTGGCCCGGCTGACAGCCGATGCCATTCTGGCCAACCGCCTCTACGTCCTGCCGCATGAAGCGGCGCGGGCCTCGGTACAGCGCAGATTCGAGCGGATTGACCGCACCTTCGACGAGCAGGCCGCCCAGGGGTGGGACCGCTAG
- a CDS encoding M24 family metallopeptidase, with protein MSVDVCPDDRALRSGRRQRALVQMAAHDLDVLVLGRQANVRYVTGTPQLWVAGTRPFGPSCVLVRATGAVHLLSTWDEGVPDDIPHEHLYGISWNPVNTMAVLKRIDGAATARRVGTDALSPAFAKLLPTAFPNAQLVDGELAMRAARRIKTAEEVVALRDAVAVAEAGLAAAVAGLHPGVREGTLAGAMLEAMAAGGVSTPSNQDVAWVTSRDHPWRRAGTDGRVNDGDLVAFSAGALAGGYTGEVGRTWPVGRVRGCGALYRRWDGLFAGLLAACRPGVRASELLAAYEAAGEPPPPMPVARGLGMGFDPPVVSPHLPHSAAEERLEAGMVLAVTGYVWEPGVGAVFGREAVLITADGPEVLTSSPAWRP; from the coding sequence ATGTCGGTTGACGTTTGCCCTGACGATCGCGCGTTGCGGTCGGGGCGCAGGCAGCGTGCGCTGGTCCAGATGGCGGCACACGACCTCGACGTCCTCGTGCTCGGTCGTCAGGCCAACGTCCGTTATGTCACCGGAACGCCACAGCTGTGGGTGGCCGGGACCCGGCCGTTCGGCCCGAGCTGCGTGCTGGTGCGCGCCACCGGGGCCGTCCACCTGTTGAGCACCTGGGACGAGGGGGTGCCCGACGACATCCCGCACGAGCACCTGTACGGCATTTCGTGGAATCCGGTGAACACTATGGCGGTATTGAAGCGCATCGACGGCGCGGCGACCGCCCGCCGGGTCGGGACCGACGCGCTCTCACCGGCGTTCGCGAAGCTGTTGCCGACGGCTTTCCCCAACGCCCAACTGGTCGACGGCGAACTCGCCATGCGCGCCGCCCGGCGCATCAAGACGGCCGAGGAGGTGGTGGCACTCCGGGATGCGGTCGCGGTGGCCGAGGCGGGCTTGGCCGCCGCCGTGGCCGGATTGCATCCGGGGGTGCGCGAAGGGACGCTTGCCGGCGCCATGCTCGAGGCTATGGCCGCCGGTGGGGTGAGCACCCCGTCGAACCAGGACGTCGCGTGGGTGACTTCGCGGGACCATCCGTGGCGCCGGGCCGGCACCGACGGCCGCGTGAACGACGGTGACCTGGTGGCCTTCTCGGCCGGGGCACTGGCCGGCGGGTACACGGGTGAGGTCGGCCGGACGTGGCCCGTCGGCAGGGTCCGCGGCTGCGGCGCTCTCTATCGGCGGTGGGACGGCCTCTTCGCCGGCCTGTTGGCCGCCTGCCGGCCGGGTGTGCGGGCGAGCGAACTGCTGGCCGCCTACGAGGCTGCGGGGGAACCGCCTCCACCCATGCCGGTGGCCCGGGGGCTGGGCATGGGCTTCGACCCGCCTGTTGTCTCCCCGCACCTGCCGCACTCGGCGGCCGAGGAGCGGCTGGAGGCGGGGATGGTGCTGGCCGTGACCGGCTACGTGTGGGAACCGGGGGTCGGAGCCGTCTTCGGCCGGGAGGCGGTTCTGATCACCGCCGACGGCCCGGAGGTGCTGACCTCGAGCCCCGCCTGGCGGCCCTGA
- a CDS encoding M24 family metallopeptidase gives MRRETGARLRLAMAERGVDAMILLGNNAVVYATGTSWPLGDAGLSYVERPVAVVLADDESPHLFLPFREGAAQESELPSDHLHGPVYLEFDEGVSIFARRLAELIPRGAVVAVDECTGAMSRATATLFPGGAPADATAIVGAAKVVKTPDELACIRTAIRITDEAMVDVHKALAPGVRQIDLSASFLRRAFELGATASMLEPIWQVMPPSKAEGVWTTHGDLALPLLTTERALAEGDVLWTDVSITYRGYCSDFGRTWLVGRTPSPRQRAQFHRWFEVMTAVLGVARAGATAGDLGRAATAANGGSKPWLPHFYLGHGIGVNAAEMPMIGTDLGQQFDDDFVLKPGMVLVLEPVIWEDGTGGYRSEEVVVITEEGWIKLTDYPYDPYGSDVG, from the coding sequence ATGCGTCGTGAGACCGGTGCGCGCCTGCGCTTAGCGATGGCCGAACGCGGTGTCGACGCGATGATCCTGCTCGGCAACAACGCGGTGGTCTACGCCACGGGCACCAGCTGGCCCCTCGGGGACGCCGGCCTGTCCTACGTCGAGCGCCCGGTGGCGGTGGTCCTGGCCGATGACGAGTCGCCGCACCTGTTCCTGCCGTTCCGGGAGGGCGCGGCGCAGGAGTCGGAGCTGCCCAGCGATCACCTGCACGGCCCGGTCTACCTCGAATTCGACGAAGGCGTGAGCATATTCGCCCGTCGTTTGGCCGAGCTGATACCGCGCGGGGCGGTGGTGGCGGTCGACGAGTGCACCGGTGCCATGTCACGCGCGACGGCGACGCTGTTTCCGGGCGGCGCTCCCGCGGACGCGACCGCCATCGTCGGGGCGGCCAAGGTCGTCAAGACCCCGGACGAACTGGCCTGCATCCGCACCGCCATCCGGATCACCGACGAGGCGATGGTCGACGTGCACAAGGCCCTGGCCCCGGGCGTCCGCCAGATCGACCTGTCGGCAAGCTTCTTGCGGCGGGCGTTCGAACTGGGCGCCACCGCCAGCATGCTCGAGCCGATCTGGCAGGTGATGCCGCCCAGCAAGGCCGAGGGCGTGTGGACCACGCACGGCGACCTGGCACTGCCGTTGCTGACCACGGAGCGCGCGCTCGCGGAGGGCGATGTGCTGTGGACCGACGTCAGCATCACCTACCGCGGCTACTGCTCCGACTTCGGGCGCACCTGGCTCGTGGGTCGGACGCCCTCGCCGCGGCAGCGGGCGCAGTTTCACCGGTGGTTCGAGGTCATGACGGCGGTCCTGGGGGTGGCACGGGCCGGTGCCACCGCCGGCGACCTCGGCAGGGCTGCGACCGCGGCCAACGGCGGTAGCAAGCCCTGGCTGCCCCACTTCTACCTCGGGCACGGGATCGGCGTGAATGCGGCCGAAATGCCAATGATCGGAACGGATTTGGGGCAACAGTTCGACGACGACTTCGTCCTGAAGCCGGGCATGGTGCTGGTGCTCGAACCAGTGATCTGGGAGGACGGCACCGGCGGCTACCGCAGTGAAGAGGTCGTGGTGATCACCGAGGAGGGCTGGATCAAGTTGACCGACTACCCGTATGACCCGTATGGCTCCGATGTCGGTTGA
- a CDS encoding acyl-CoA dehydrogenase family protein produces MQLTFDDDVEAFRAEFVAFLDAHLPTEAGAVDRPRSSSHVPDWARRWQRQLFDGGWLVPANPPEFGGRNATLLQQYVYMEELGRRRIYQSFNPQGVGIIAASLLTFGTPEQKRRWAVPILRAEMTASLGMSEPGAGSDLASLKTRAVLDGDHFVVNGQKVWTSGAHDADVLLTFVRTDPTAPKHKGISALLIPTDTPGVMRRPFASMCDDDECDFNEVFFTDARVPTGNLVGELNGGWRVATGSLGHERIMLWTGYVDLLRELTMDFTPSGPLERDRHAALVMDAYALRLLGSAALARAARGEEDIPAQSVLKLLGSEALQRASEDALDAAGADGLVHRAVTAPFAPLNLDSHYRSWFDRYARTFAATIAGGTSEIQRNIIAERVLGLPRN; encoded by the coding sequence GTGCAGCTGACGTTCGACGACGACGTGGAGGCGTTCCGCGCTGAATTCGTGGCGTTCCTCGACGCTCACCTACCCACCGAGGCCGGGGCGGTCGATAGGCCCCGGTCGAGTTCGCACGTGCCGGACTGGGCTCGTCGTTGGCAGCGTCAGCTGTTCGACGGCGGATGGCTGGTGCCCGCCAACCCACCGGAATTCGGTGGGCGCAACGCCACGCTGCTGCAGCAGTACGTGTACATGGAAGAACTTGGGCGTCGGCGCATCTATCAGAGCTTCAACCCGCAGGGCGTGGGAATCATTGCGGCATCGTTGTTGACGTTCGGTACGCCGGAACAGAAGCGGCGATGGGCGGTCCCCATCCTGCGCGCGGAAATGACCGCGTCCCTGGGAATGAGCGAGCCCGGCGCGGGCTCGGATCTGGCGTCGCTGAAGACCCGGGCGGTGCTCGACGGTGATCACTTCGTGGTCAACGGACAAAAGGTGTGGACGTCCGGAGCCCATGACGCCGATGTGCTGTTGACCTTCGTGCGCACCGACCCGACGGCGCCCAAACACAAGGGCATCAGCGCGTTGCTGATCCCCACCGACACACCTGGAGTGATGCGCCGGCCGTTCGCCTCGATGTGTGACGACGACGAGTGTGACTTCAACGAGGTGTTCTTCACCGACGCCCGAGTGCCGACCGGGAACCTGGTGGGCGAGCTCAACGGGGGCTGGCGGGTCGCGACCGGTTCGCTGGGCCACGAGCGCATCATGCTGTGGACGGGGTACGTCGACCTGCTGCGCGAGCTCACAATGGATTTCACCCCGTCGGGGCCGCTGGAACGCGATCGCCATGCGGCCCTGGTGATGGACGCGTACGCGCTGCGGCTGCTGGGCTCGGCGGCGCTGGCGCGGGCCGCGCGCGGGGAGGAGGACATACCGGCCCAGTCGGTGCTGAAGCTGTTGGGTTCGGAGGCCTTGCAGCGCGCGTCGGAGGACGCGCTGGACGCGGCGGGAGCCGACGGGCTCGTGCACCGCGCGGTCACCGCCCCCTTCGCGCCGTTGAACCTCGACAGCCACTACCGCAGCTGGTTCGACCGGTATGCGCGCACCTTCGCGGCGACCATCGCAGGGGGCACATCGGAGATCCAGCGGAACATCATCGCCGAGCGGGTGCTCGGCCTGCCGCGGAACTAG
- a CDS encoding DUF4190 domain-containing protein gives MTDPDAPQNQFGVASLILALVALMTCWLLLGVPLGVAAVVTGDLARRRVKRGEANNPRIALAGMILGGVAIVAGVIAIGIYSWLDSR, from the coding sequence ATGACTGACCCCGACGCGCCGCAGAACCAGTTCGGTGTCGCTTCCCTGATCCTGGCCCTCGTCGCACTCATGACGTGCTGGCTGTTGCTCGGAGTGCCCCTGGGCGTCGCGGCCGTGGTGACCGGCGACCTCGCCCGCAGGCGCGTAAAGCGTGGCGAGGCAAACAACCCCCGAATCGCCTTGGCGGGCATGATATTGGGCGGTGTCGCGATTGTCGCGGGGGTCATCGCCATCGGTATCTACTCCTGGCTGGACTCCCGCTAG
- a CDS encoding amidohydrolase family protein has product MVFSADNHISLADDIFYQRFPDDLKDKAPRIWYEDGAYQIGRKGQSFLPGDFSAVLMQYDDLPGAASTNIVARIEELREDGVDKELAFPNAILALFHYPDKRLRELAFRIYNEYIAELQEQSGGHFYGAGLINWWDPAGTRRTLDELKSLGLKTFLMPLNPGKDDDGNPIDYSCRSMSAVWDEIEASGLPVTHHIGETPPKSPCEFNSVVVGMMINIDGFREAFSKYIFGGILDEHPRLRIGWFEGGIAWVPWALQDAEHLVASYQHMFNRPLEHDVRYYWDNHMSASFMVDPLGLQLIDRIGVDKVMWSSDYPHNESTYGYSEKSLAAVVAAVGPANAAKIVSGNVTEFLGL; this is encoded by the coding sequence GTGGTGTTCTCCGCCGACAACCACATCTCCCTGGCGGACGACATCTTCTACCAACGGTTCCCCGACGACCTCAAGGACAAGGCGCCGCGGATCTGGTACGAGGACGGCGCCTACCAGATCGGTCGCAAAGGCCAGTCGTTCCTGCCGGGCGACTTCAGCGCGGTGTTGATGCAGTACGACGACCTACCCGGGGCCGCCAGCACCAACATCGTGGCCCGGATCGAGGAGCTGAGAGAAGACGGCGTCGACAAGGAACTCGCCTTTCCGAACGCGATCCTCGCCCTCTTCCACTACCCGGACAAGAGGCTCCGCGAACTAGCATTCCGAATCTACAACGAATACATCGCCGAACTCCAAGAGCAATCGGGCGGCCACTTCTACGGCGCGGGCCTGATCAACTGGTGGGACCCCGCGGGCACCCGCCGAACGCTGGACGAGCTGAAGTCGTTGGGGCTGAAGACGTTCCTGATGCCGCTCAACCCCGGCAAGGACGATGACGGCAACCCGATCGACTATTCGTGCCGATCCATGAGCGCCGTGTGGGACGAGATCGAGGCCTCCGGCCTTCCCGTCACCCACCACATTGGCGAGACACCGCCGAAGAGTCCCTGCGAATTCAACAGCGTTGTCGTCGGGATGATGATCAACATCGACGGTTTCCGGGAGGCATTCTCCAAGTACATCTTCGGCGGCATCCTCGACGAGCACCCGCGCTTGCGAATCGGTTGGTTCGAAGGCGGTATCGCGTGGGTTCCGTGGGCGCTGCAGGACGCCGAGCACCTGGTGGCGTCGTACCAGCACATGTTCAACCGGCCGTTGGAACACGACGTCCGGTACTACTGGGACAACCACATGAGCGCGTCGTTCATGGTCGACCCGCTTGGCCTGCAACTGATCGACAGGATCGGCGTGGACAAGGTCATGTGGTCGAGCGACTACCCGCATAACGAAAGCACCTACGGCTATTCGGAGAAATCCCTCGCCGCGGTCGTCGCCGCGGTCGGGCCCGCGAACGCGGCGAAGATCGTCAGCGGCAACGTGACCGAGTTCCTGGGGCTGTAG
- a CDS encoding cupin domain-containing protein yields MDSESANSEVLHRIAAGTARDAFEVFGPSVEFVTWCDDEHGQFCVMRGVLPPGVTVPLHSHPDAEDFLILSGAQQVLIQTDAGLRWCDAHAGDYVRVPGGALHAHRNVSDEPAVDLVVTTIRMGEFFKAVGLPTTGEPVPVTAERLGTFLAATRKYGYTLATPEENAAAGIDLPAFSG; encoded by the coding sequence ATGGATTCCGAGTCCGCGAACAGTGAGGTGCTGCACCGCATCGCGGCCGGCACCGCCCGAGACGCGTTCGAGGTGTTCGGCCCCAGCGTCGAGTTCGTGACGTGGTGCGATGACGAGCATGGTCAGTTCTGCGTCATGCGCGGGGTCCTGCCCCCCGGCGTCACCGTGCCGCTGCACAGCCACCCGGACGCCGAGGACTTCCTCATCCTCTCCGGTGCGCAGCAGGTGCTGATCCAGACGGATGCCGGGCTGCGGTGGTGCGACGCCCACGCGGGAGACTATGTGCGGGTCCCGGGCGGTGCACTACACGCACATCGCAACGTATCCGATGAGCCCGCCGTCGACCTCGTGGTGACCACGATCCGCATGGGCGAGTTCTTCAAAGCGGTCGGGCTGCCGACGACGGGCGAGCCTGTGCCGGTGACGGCCGAGCGACTCGGCACTTTCCTGGCCGCCACGCGGAAGTACGGTTACACGCTCGCCACCCCGGAGGAGAACGCGGCGGCCGGCATCGACCTGCCTGCGTTTTCGGGTTGA
- a CDS encoding mycofactocin-coupled SDR family oxidoreductase, translating to MTGRVAGKVAFVTGAARGQGRSHAVRLAQEGADIIAVDVCKPIVQNTTIPASTPEDLAETADLVKGHNRRVFTAEVDVRDYDTLKAAVDSGVEQLGRLDVIVANAGIGNGGDTLDKCSEHDWQEMIDVNLSGVWKTVKAGAPHLISGGRGGSIVLTSSVGGLKAYPHCGNYVAAKHGVVGLMRSFAVELGQHMIRVNSVHPTHVSTAMIMNEGTWKLFRPDLENPGPDDMAPICQMFHTLPVPWVEAEDVSNAVLFLASDESRYVTGVTLPVDAGSCLK from the coding sequence ATGACAGGACGAGTTGCGGGCAAGGTCGCTTTCGTCACCGGGGCGGCGAGGGGCCAGGGGCGCAGTCACGCGGTGCGTCTCGCACAGGAAGGCGCCGACATCATCGCCGTCGACGTGTGCAAACCGATCGTGCAGAACACCACCATCCCGGCGTCGACGCCCGAGGACCTGGCCGAGACCGCCGATCTGGTCAAGGGCCACAACCGCAGGGTTTTCACCGCCGAGGTCGACGTGCGCGATTACGACACGCTGAAAGCCGCGGTGGATTCCGGCGTGGAGCAGTTGGGCCGGCTCGACGTCATCGTGGCCAACGCCGGAATCGGCAACGGCGGGGACACCCTGGACAAGTGCAGCGAACACGACTGGCAGGAGATGATCGACGTCAACCTGTCGGGTGTCTGGAAGACGGTGAAAGCCGGTGCGCCTCACCTGATTTCCGGCGGCAGAGGCGGATCGATCGTATTGACCAGCTCAGTGGGCGGGTTGAAGGCCTACCCGCACTGCGGCAACTACGTCGCGGCCAAACACGGCGTGGTGGGGCTGATGCGTTCTTTCGCAGTCGAGTTGGGCCAGCACATGATTCGCGTCAACTCCGTGCACCCCACCCACGTGAGCACCGCGATGATCATGAACGAAGGGACCTGGAAGTTGTTCCGCCCCGACCTCGAGAACCCGGGTCCCGACGACATGGCCCCGATTTGTCAGATGTTCCACACGCTGCCCGTTCCTTGGGTGGAGGCCGAGGACGTCAGCAACGCCGTGTTGTTCCTGGCCTCCGATGAGTCGCGGTATGTCACCGGCGTGACCCTCCCGGTCGATGCGGGTAGCTGCCTGAAATAG